CTGGCGTGCGGTCGCGGCTGTCCCGGGAGTGCTGCAGGGGGGAATACGGAGTGGTTCCCGTCTCGGGCGCGTATCCCTGTAGACGACCCGCTCGGTCTGAGGGAGGCCTGGGCGCCCATCGGCGCAGGGATCCAACGCGCGCTCTCCAGAAACCCTCGACGTCGTGATCTGCACCCACGTCGTGCTTCGCAACTTCCGCAACTGGCCGCAGCTGGCGTTCAGCCCCCACCCCGGACTGAACCTCGTGGTCGGCCCCAACGCCCAGGGCAAGAGCAGTCTCCTGGAGGCGCTGTATGCGCTCGTCACCACGCGGCCCTACCGCGCGCAGCGAGACGGCGAGGTGGTGCGCTTCGGAGAGCGCTTTGCCCACGTCCAGGCGGCATTCACCGCGGCCGGACGCAGTGTGTCGTGTGAGATCCTGTGGGAGCAGAAGGAGGCCGGACGCCACCGCAAGGAGGTTCGGATCAATCGCCAGCAGGTGCAGCGCCTGGCCGATGTGTTCGGCGTTGCGCGCATGGTGCTGTTCGCCCCTCGTGACCTCGAGCTGGTGAGCGGAGGCCCGGAGGCCCGACGTCGCTGGCTCGACGTGGCGCTCTCCCAGGTCTATCCCACCCACCTGCACGCGCTCACGCAGTACGCGAGGGTTCTTGCGGAGCGCAATCGCCTGTTGCGAGAGGCCCATCGCTCCAGCGCGATCGACCGCGCCCTCCTCGACGCGCTCACCGAGCAGCTGGTGAGCTGGGGCGCGCGCATCGCACGTCGACGGGTCGAGACCCTTGCGCGTGTGGGCGCTGTGCTCGAGCCCCTGTATCGGCGGTTGAGCGGAGATCGCGATCACATCACCCTTCACTATGTCTCATCGGCGGCTCCCCGAGATGGGGAAGATCACGAGACGGCCCTGCATCGCCTGGCACGGGCTCGCGCGCG
This is a stretch of genomic DNA from Pseudomonadota bacterium. It encodes these proteins:
- the recF gene encoding DNA replication/repair protein RecF, encoding MICTHVVLRNFRNWPQLAFSPHPGLNLVVGPNAQGKSSLLEALYALVTTRPYRAQRDGEVVRFGERFAHVQAAFTAAGRSVSCEILWEQKEAGRHRKEVRINRQQVQRLADVFGVARMVLFAPRDLELVSGGPEARRRWLDVALSQVYPTHLHALTQYARVLAERNRLLREAHRSSAIDRALLDALTEQLVSWGARIARRRVETLARVGAVLEPLYRRLSGDRDHITLHYVSSAAPRDGEDHETALHRLARARARVELERGVTMFGPHRDDIQIDLEGRPMRSFGSQGQIRCMSLAMRLAEADLIAREGGEPPVLLLDDCLSEMDLGRQAALWAYLAECGQVFLTTSVWTAEQALPLGGRLFRVVDGVVEEVGDAPCCA